Below is a window of Nocardioides sp. S-1144 DNA.
CGACGCGACCGAAGCCGACGACGATGTTGGGCGCGAAGAGCTCCTGGACCTCGAGGAACTCGCCGTCGTCGACGACGCCGGTGATGACGTCGTGCATGTCGTAGGGCTGGTTGGACCCGTCGGGGATGAGGGTGTCGAGGGTGCGGTCGAGGTCGGTGATCTCGGGGTCGGCCGGCTCGTCGAACCGGGGCACCTCGTCGAGGTTGTTCTGCGGCAGGTAGGACAGCAGCGCCTTGGTGTACTCCAGCGCGTCGGCCTCGTCGGCACCCATGTAGTGGGCGTTGCCCGACTTGGTGTTGTGGGCCCGCGCGCCGCCGAGGTCCTCCATCGAGACGTCCTCGCCGGTGACGGTCTTGATGACGTCGGGGCCGGTGATGAACATCGCCGAGGTCTTGTCGACCATGATCGTGAAGTCGGTGACCGCGGGGGAGTAGACGTGGCCGCCGGCGCAGTTGCCCATGATCAGGCTGATCTGGGGGATGACGCCGGAGGCGTGCACGTTGCGCCGGAAGATCTCGCCGTAGAGGCCGAGCGAGACGACGCCCTCCTGGATGCGGGCGCCGGCGCCCTCGTTGATGCCGATGATCGGGCAGCCGGTCTTGATGGCCAGGTCCATGACCTTGGTGATCTTCTCGCCGTAGACCTCGCCGAGCGAGCCGCCGAAGACGGTGAAGTCCTGGCTGAACACGCAGACCTGGCGCCCGTCGATGGTGCCGTAGCCGGTGACCACGCCGTCGCCGTAGGGGCGGTTCTTCTCGAGCCCGAACGCCGTGGAGCGGTGCCGCGCCAGCTCGTCGAGCTCGACGAAGGAGCCCTCGTCGAAGAGCGCCGCGATCCGCTCCCGGGCGGTCTGGCGGCCCTTCGCGTGCTGCTTCTCGATCGCCTTCTCCGAGCCGGCGTGCACGGCCTCGTCGAGGCGCCGCTCGAGGTCGGCGAGCTTGCCCGCCGTGGTGTGGAGGTCGATTCCCGACCCGGCGTCGGGGACGTCGGTGCCCTCTCCCGGCTGTGCGCTCACGGCTCTCCTCACCTCACCCGTCTGGCGGGCTGCTTGGACTTGGCGGATCGGTACGACAGGCTAGACCCCGTGACCACGGACTCGACCGAGCGCCCACCACTCGACAAGGCCCGCCTGACGAGCGAGCACCCGGAGCTGATGCCCGACCTCACCGTCGAGGTCGTCGACGTCCTCGAGTCCTCGAACGCCGTCGCCGCCGAGCGTGCGCAGGAGGGGGCGCCCGACGGTCTCGTGATCGTCGCCGACCACCAGAGCGCCGGGCGCGGCCGCCTCGACCGCACCTGGGAGACGCCGCCCGGGACGGCGGTCACCTTCTCGGTGCTGCTGCGGCCCGACGCCCCGACCCGCTCGTGGCCCTGGCTCCCGCTGCTCACCGGCTACGCCGTCGACAAGGCCCTGAAGTCCCACGGTCTCGAGGCCGGGGTGAAGTGGCCCAACGACGTCCTGGTGGGCGAGAAGAAGGTCGCCGGCATCCTCGTGGAGCGCCTCGAGACGCCGACCGGCCCGGCCGCGATCGTCGGCGTCGGCATCAACGTGGGCCTCCGCGCCGACGAGCTGCCCGTCCCGACGGCGACCTCGCTCGAGATCGAGCTCGGCCGCCCCGTCGACCGCACCGACGTCCTCGTCGAGGTGCTCAACGCGATCCGCGAGGCCGTCGACGCCTGGGAGCTCGGGGGTGACCTCAACGGCATGCGGCTGCGCGACTCCTACGCCGCCGCCTGCGTCACGGTCGGACGCGACGTCCGCGTCGACCTCCCCGACGGCTCCGTCCTCGAGGGGCGCGCGGTCGAGATCGACCCGACCGGGCAGCTCGTCGTCGAGCACGACGGCGTGCGCACGCCGGTCGCGGCCGGCGACGTCGTGCACGTGCGGACCGCCTGACCGCGGCCCCGCACCTCCCTCCACCCCGGACGGAGAAGTGCAATGATCCGTGCGTGGTCATCTCCTCCAAGCTGCTCAACCCGGGTGAAGAGATCGTCGTCAGCACCCGCACCCACGCCAAGGCGCTGCTGCTGCCGCTGGCGACCCTGGTGGTGCTGCTCGCCCTCGGCGTCCTCGCCCAGACCTTCGTCGACCAGGGCACCGTCACGCTGGTGGTGTGGGTCGTCCTCGCGCTGCTCGCGGTGTGGCGCGTGGTGTGGCCGTTCCTGGAGTGGCTCACCGCGTCGTACACGATCACCAACCGCCGCCTGATCACCCGCCACGGCGTGATCACCCGCCGCGGCCACGACATCCCGCTGGGCCGGATCAGCGACGTCGCCTACGAGCGCGACCTGATCGACCGGATGCTCGGCTGCGGCACGCTGGTCATCAGCGACGCCAGCACCAACGGTCAGGTGCTGATCTACGACATCCCGCGGGTCGAGGACACGCAGCGGCGGCTCAACCACCTGCTGCACGGTCTCCACGGCGGCGAGACCCGGACCCACGAGGGGCACTGATCAGCACCCCGGACCGGCCCGACGACCGTCCCGCAGCGGCGGCGACGTCGGCCGAGCGCACCTGGAGCGACCCCGGCCAGATCGTCCGCGCGATCCTGCGGGAGGACCCGATCTACTCCGCCGCCGACGTCGCGGCCGAGTCGGGCATCTCGCTGGACCAGGCGCGCCGGCTGTGGCGGGCCCTCGGCTTCCCCGAGGCCGACGGCAACGCCGTCTACACCGCCTCGGACGCCGGTGCCCTGCGCGCCCTGGGCACCTCGATCGAGTCCGGCCTGCTCGACTTCGACCTGGCGGTGGCCATCACCCGGGCCCTCGGCCAGACGATGGCCCGGCTCGCGGACTGGGAGGTCGGGGCGCTGACCCACCGGGTCGACGAGATGCACCACGCCGGCCCGGCGCCCGGTGACCGCGTCGACACCGCGCTGCGGATGCTGGACGACCTCAGCGACG
It encodes the following:
- a CDS encoding biotin--[acetyl-CoA-carboxylase] ligase, coding for MTTDSTERPPLDKARLTSEHPELMPDLTVEVVDVLESSNAVAAERAQEGAPDGLVIVADHQSAGRGRLDRTWETPPGTAVTFSVLLRPDAPTRSWPWLPLLTGYAVDKALKSHGLEAGVKWPNDVLVGEKKVAGILVERLETPTGPAAIVGVGINVGLRADELPVPTATSLEIELGRPVDRTDVLVEVLNAIREAVDAWELGGDLNGMRLRDSYAAACVTVGRDVRVDLPDGSVLEGRAVEIDPTGQLVVEHDGVRTPVAAGDVVHVRTA
- a CDS encoding acyl-CoA carboxylase subunit beta — translated: MDLHTTAGKLADLERRLDEAVHAGSEKAIEKQHAKGRQTARERIAALFDEGSFVELDELARHRSTAFGLEKNRPYGDGVVTGYGTIDGRQVCVFSQDFTVFGGSLGEVYGEKITKVMDLAIKTGCPIIGINEGAGARIQEGVVSLGLYGEIFRRNVHASGVIPQISLIMGNCAGGHVYSPAVTDFTIMVDKTSAMFITGPDVIKTVTGEDVSMEDLGGARAHNTKSGNAHYMGADEADALEYTKALLSYLPQNNLDEVPRFDEPADPEITDLDRTLDTLIPDGSNQPYDMHDVITGVVDDGEFLEVQELFAPNIVVGFGRVEGSSVGVVANQPLQFAGCLDIDASEKAARFVRFCDAFNIPVLTFVDVPGFLPGTDQEWNGIIRRGAKLIYAYAEATVPLITVITRKAYGGAYDVMGSKHLGADVNVAWPTAQIAVMGAQGAANIVHRKTLAKIEQDGGDVEAKRAELIDEYETTLANPYIAAERGYVDAVIHPHETRLEVVRALRLLRSKRETLPAKKHGNIPL
- a CDS encoding PH domain-containing protein gives rise to the protein MVISSKLLNPGEEIVVSTRTHAKALLLPLATLVVLLALGVLAQTFVDQGTVTLVVWVVLALLAVWRVVWPFLEWLTASYTITNRRLITRHGVITRRGHDIPLGRISDVAYERDLIDRMLGCGTLVISDASTNGQVLIYDIPRVEDTQRRLNHLLHGLHGGETRTHEGH